The following are from one region of the Mycolicibacterium diernhoferi genome:
- a CDS encoding MCE family protein, with the protein MAAELNKSKTPPYKLAGLVLLLISALILGLTWLQFRGFFEDRVPLTVTAERAGLAMDPGSKVTFNGVPIGRLQSAEAVTDGQESHAKLLLDVDPRYLHLIPVNVEAELRATTVFGNKYISFRSPEDPSAETLKPGAVIVAGGTTTEFNTLFETIMGIAQQIDPVKLNQTLTAAAQALDGLGDKFGQSLVNGNEILGDLNTRMPQFAHDVRALADLSEVYADSAPDLFDGLDNAVTTARTFNQERGNIDQALMAAVGFGNNAGDVFERGGPYLVRGAQDLLPTSKLLDYYSPEFFCLIRNFAEGAPKIAASLGGNGYSLQTITEIIGAGNPYVFPDNLPRVNAKGGPEGRPGCWQSITRDLWPAPYLVMDTGASIAPYNHFELGQPIAAEYVWGRQVGEHTINP; encoded by the coding sequence ATGGCCGCCGAGCTGAACAAGTCGAAGACCCCGCCCTACAAGCTGGCCGGGCTGGTGCTGCTGTTGATCAGCGCGTTGATCCTGGGGCTGACCTGGCTGCAGTTCCGTGGCTTCTTCGAGGATCGGGTGCCGCTGACGGTGACGGCCGAACGGGCCGGTCTGGCAATGGACCCAGGCTCGAAGGTCACCTTCAACGGTGTACCGATCGGCCGGCTGCAGTCGGCCGAGGCGGTGACCGATGGACAGGAGTCGCATGCCAAGCTGCTGCTCGATGTGGATCCTCGATATCTGCACTTGATCCCGGTCAACGTCGAGGCGGAACTGCGCGCCACAACGGTGTTCGGCAACAAATACATCTCTTTCCGGTCGCCGGAGGATCCGTCGGCGGAGACCCTGAAACCAGGAGCGGTCATCGTTGCCGGTGGGACCACCACCGAGTTCAATACGCTGTTCGAGACGATCATGGGTATCGCCCAGCAGATCGACCCGGTCAAGCTCAATCAGACCCTCACCGCCGCCGCGCAGGCGCTGGACGGGCTCGGTGACAAGTTCGGCCAATCACTGGTGAACGGCAACGAGATCCTGGGCGATCTGAATACCCGGATGCCTCAGTTCGCCCATGACGTCAGGGCTCTGGCCGATCTGTCGGAGGTGTATGCCGATTCGGCGCCGGACCTGTTCGACGGGCTCGATAACGCGGTCACCACTGCGCGCACCTTCAACCAGGAGCGCGGCAATATCGATCAGGCGTTGATGGCCGCGGTCGGATTCGGTAACAACGCCGGTGATGTCTTCGAACGCGGTGGCCCGTATCTGGTGCGCGGCGCGCAGGATCTGCTCCCCACCTCGAAGTTGCTCGACTACTACAGTCCCGAATTCTTCTGCCTCATTCGCAATTTCGCCGAAGGGGCTCCGAAAATCGCTGCGTCACTTGGCGGTAACGGCTATTCGTTGCAGACCATCACCGAGATAATCGGCGCGGGAAATCCCTATGTGTTCCCGGACAACTTGCCGAGGGTCAACGCAAAGGGCGGACCGGAGGGTCGTCCGGGCTGTTGGCAGAGCATCACCCGTGATCTGTGGCCCGCACCGTATCTGGTGATGGATACCGGAGCCAGCATCGCCCCGTACAACCACTTCGAACTCGGTCAGCCGATCGCCGCCGAGTACGTCTGGGGCCGCCAAGTGGGGGAGCACACGATCAACCCATGA
- a CDS encoding ABC transporter permease, protein MSTSAVLRTRFPRAFDRTRGFVGAPGRFLDSIGHVAWFVLQAVGQVPHAFKNYRREALRLVAEIGMGTGAMAVIGGTVAIIGFVTLSAGSLIAIQGFASLGNIGVEAFTGFFAALANIRVVAPVVTGQAMAATVGAGATAELGAMRISEEIDALEVMGIKSISYLVSTRLMAGAIVIVPLYAMAILLSFLSAQLVTTVFYSQSVGTYEHYFHTFLRVDDVMWSFLEVIIMSIIIMLNHCYFGYFASGGAVGVGEAVGRSMRTSLIAIVLVVLLASLALYGTDPNFNLTV, encoded by the coding sequence GTGAGCACTTCAGCCGTCCTGCGGACCCGGTTCCCCCGCGCGTTCGACCGCACCCGCGGTTTCGTCGGTGCGCCGGGCCGGTTCCTGGACAGCATCGGGCACGTCGCCTGGTTCGTCCTGCAGGCCGTCGGTCAAGTTCCGCACGCCTTCAAGAACTACCGCCGGGAGGCGCTGCGTCTGGTCGCCGAGATCGGGATGGGCACCGGGGCAATGGCGGTCATCGGTGGCACCGTCGCCATCATCGGTTTCGTCACGCTGTCGGCGGGCTCGCTGATCGCCATCCAGGGTTTCGCCTCACTGGGCAACATCGGTGTGGAGGCCTTCACCGGGTTCTTCGCCGCACTGGCCAATATCCGCGTTGTGGCGCCCGTTGTCACCGGCCAGGCCATGGCCGCGACCGTCGGTGCCGGCGCCACCGCCGAACTCGGCGCCATGCGCATCAGCGAGGAGATCGATGCGCTGGAAGTGATGGGCATCAAGTCGATCTCATACCTGGTGTCCACCCGCCTGATGGCCGGTGCAATCGTCATCGTCCCGCTCTACGCGATGGCGATCCTGCTGTCCTTCCTGTCCGCTCAACTGGTCACCACGGTGTTCTACTCGCAGTCGGTGGGCACCTACGAGCACTACTTCCACACGTTCCTCCGCGTCGATGACGTCATGTGGTCGTTCCTGGAGGTGATCATCATGTCGATCATCATCATGTTGAACCACTGCTACTTCGGCTATTTCGCGAGCGGCGGCGCGGTGGGCGTGGGCGAGGCGGTGGGCCGCTCGATGCGTACCTCCCTGATTGCCATCGTTCTCGTGGTCCTGTTGGCCTCGTTGGCGCTGTATGGCACCGACCCGAACTTCAACCTGACGGTGTGA